The DNA region TGATGCCCTGCTGGGCGCGTAGATCCGCGATCAGCCCGGGCAGCTGGTGCGCTTCGTCGCGGGCGGGGACGCAGACGGTGACCGGTTCGGTGACGGGGTCGCCGCCGGACCGCAGGCGGGGCAGGGCCAGGCGATTCGCGAGGGCGGCAACAGCACGAAGGCGGCGACGGCGCTACGGCCGTCACCGCCTTCGTGGCGAAATTCATGGTGCGAGGGTCATCGACTGTTGGTGCGGTCCGGGCGCAGCCAGCGGGCAGCGCGCACGTAGGCCGGCGGATCGGGGTTGCGGGTCATGTAGGCCAGGACCGCGACCACCGCGGCCACCGCCAGGGTGATGCCGCCGACGATGCCCGCCCAGCCGGCGAAGGACCGGGTGTTCGGGTCCGCGTAGCCGACTTCGGCACGCAGCGTGCTGACGTCGCCGGGCGGGAGCTTCCAGGTGACCACCTGGTCGCCCTCGCGGGTGCCGTTGGTGGTGGCGACCCGGGCCGGGAAGGCGACCGACAGCTGCACGTCGGAACCCTGCGGCGGCAGGCTCTTCAGGTCCACCCGGCCGGTCAGGGTGACCAGATCGCCGGTGCGGCTGAAGACCAGGTTGAACATGCCCGAGGTCTGATCGGACAGGGCGCCCAGCTGCTGCACCTCACCGAAGGTCAGATCGTCGAAATACACCTGGCTGCCGACGTATCCGTCGCGCGAGTAGGTGTCGACCCGCACCTTGCCGGCCAGCCCCTCGGGGGCCTTGAGCTGCGGGCCCTTGTCCTTGTCGTGCTGCGGCACGGCGGCCGCGATGATCTGCCCGGATACCCGGTCGTTGGAGGACACGCCCATCGACACCTGCACCCGCAGGCATCCGGTGAGCAGGAACGCCAGTCCCGCGAACAGGACCACGGCCAGCAGCCGTACCCACCGCCGCGGTCGCCGCTGGGGCGGCGCGGATTCGAGTGATTCCTCTGCTGTCGACATGTTCGGACTCGGCTGCACGGCTCACATCGTGCCATGCGTCCCGGGCCACAGGGTGATTCGACGGGCCCTCAGCCCCCGAACCAGCGGAATCCCCAGTACGCCGAGCCCGCAGCAGCCGTACACCGCCGACACCGGCAGCCCCAGGAACACCGCGTGCGCCAGCGCCGAGCCCAGCCAGGTCCACAGGAAGACGGCCACCGGAACCACCCGCGCCGCACCCGAATCCGGGGCCGTGCGATCCCAGAACTCCAGCAGCCCGGCCATCACCAGCACCACCGCGAACCACCCGAGATAGTTGCTCACCGGAATCTGCGCCAGCCCGGGCAGTCCCGCGATCGGCGACCGCCACACCCACTGCCCGTCGGCGACCATCTGCGGATCCAGGAACAGATCCCACCCGACGGCCCCCGCGGCCGTCAGCGAAACCCGCCCGGCCGCACTCCGGCCCAGCAGCCCGGCCACGACCCACACCGGATACAGCCCGCCGGTCCACGCCAGCGGAACCACCAGCGGCACCCCGAGCACTTCGGGCCCCAACCGCCCGCTCGCGTAGTCATAGCTGCCGAACGGAAACCGGTGGCGGTCCCCAGCACCTCGGCCGCCAGCCCGATCCCGGACACGATCACCAGAAAGCCCGCCGCCCACCGCGCGCCCCGCGTCACCGCGGCGTGCACCAGAGCCGCACTCGCCGAAAGCAATACGACCATCACGGTCACCCGATCCCGTGCCACACCGTGCACGAGCGGATACGCGATCTGCACCAGCACCAGCAACACCGCGGGCGCCGCCGCGACGACAGTGACGCGCCCGGTCTTCGCGGTCGTCGGCCACCCGGTCCTGGTCATCGGTCACCGCCGGCACCGGATAGAGCGGGGTCCGTCATCGCCGGGACGGGAACAGCCGGCGCGGGCGCAGGTCGTGCTCGACGATCCGGGCGACGCTGCGGCCGCTGGCGCCGGAGACGCCGCCGCCGGGGTGGGTGGAGGCGCCGGTGAGGTAGAGACCGGGGGCGCCGGGGACGCGCTGGTTGGCGAGTTCGGGCAGGGGCCGCCACATGAACATCTGGTCGATGGACATCTCGACGTGCATGACGTTGCCGCCCAGCAGGCCCATCTCGCGTTCGAGGTCGGCGGGGGTCTGGACGAAGCGCTGGGTCACGCTGCCGGCGAATCCCGGTGCGAGGGCGTCGACTTCGGCGATGATGCGGTCGGCCTCGCGATCGGCGTGGACGGACCAGTCGGTGCCGTCGGCGAGATCGTAGGGATGCCACTGCGACCACAGGGTGACCTGGTGTTCGCCCGCGGGGGACAGGCTCGGGTCCAGGGCGCTGAAGGTCATGGCCAGCACCACCGGGCGGGGCGGCAGATCCCCGGCCAGGGCGGCGCCGTGGGCGCGGCGCAGCTCGCGCCGGTCGGTCACGAGAAGTTGCAGGCCGTGGGCGGATTCGGTGGTGTCGGCCCCGGGATAGCGGGGGAGGTCGCGGATCGCGGCGCGCACCACCATGCCGATGCCGGGGCCCACGCGGATGCGGCGCCGCCAGTCGGCGAGCGTCGCG from Nocardia tengchongensis includes:
- a CDS encoding LppM family (lipo)protein encodes the protein MSTAEESLESAPPQRRPRRWVRLLAVVLFAGLAFLLTGCLRVQVSMGVSSNDRVSGQIIAAAVPQHDKDKGPQLKAPEGLAGKVRVDTYSRDGYVGSQVYFDDLTFGEVQQLGALSDQTSGMFNLVFSRTGDLVTLTGRVDLKSLPPQGSDVQLSVAFPARVATTNGTREGDQVVTWKLPPGDVSTLRAEVGYADPNTRSFAGWAGIVGGITLAVAAVVAVLAYMTRNPDPPAYVRAARWLRPDRTNSR